In Bacillus cytotoxicus NVH 391-98, the following are encoded in one genomic region:
- the tsaD gene encoding tRNA (adenosine(37)-N6)-threonylcarbamoyltransferase complex transferase subunit TsaD encodes MEKNTIILGIETSCDETAVAVVKNGTEIVANVVASQIESHKRFGGVVPEIASRHHVEQITVVLEEALKEANLSFEDIDAIAVTEGPGLVGALLIGVNAAKAIAFAHNIPLVGVHHIAGHIYANRLVKELEFPLLSLVVSGGHTELVYMKEHGSFEVIGETRDDAAGEAYDKVARTLSMPYPGGPHIDRLAHEGQPTIDLPRAWLEPDSYDFSFSGLKSAVINTVHNAKQRGEEIAPEDLAASFQASVIDVLVTKAVRAAEAYHVKQVLLAGGVAANKGLRTRLEEEFAQKENIELIIPPLSLCTDNAAMIAAAGTIAYKQGKRATFALNANPGLNIED; translated from the coding sequence ATGGAAAAAAATACGATTATACTTGGTATTGAGACAAGCTGTGATGAAACAGCTGTAGCAGTTGTGAAAAATGGAACAGAAATAGTAGCGAATGTTGTTGCTTCGCAAATAGAAAGTCATAAGCGCTTTGGCGGCGTTGTACCTGAAATTGCGTCTCGCCACCACGTTGAACAAATTACAGTTGTGTTAGAAGAGGCACTAAAAGAGGCAAATCTCTCTTTTGAAGATATTGATGCAATTGCAGTGACGGAAGGACCGGGATTAGTAGGCGCCCTTTTAATCGGTGTAAATGCAGCTAAAGCGATTGCTTTTGCTCATAATATTCCTCTTGTTGGCGTCCATCATATTGCCGGCCATATTTATGCAAATCGCTTAGTTAAAGAGCTAGAATTTCCATTGTTATCACTTGTAGTTTCAGGAGGACATACAGAGCTTGTTTATATGAAAGAGCATGGTTCGTTTGAAGTCATTGGTGAAACAAGAGATGATGCAGCTGGGGAAGCTTATGACAAGGTTGCACGTACACTATCTATGCCGTATCCAGGTGGTCCCCATATCGATCGCCTTGCTCATGAAGGGCAACCAACGATCGACTTACCACGTGCGTGGTTAGAGCCGGATTCATATGATTTTAGCTTTAGTGGATTAAAATCAGCAGTTATTAACACTGTGCATAACGCCAAACAGCGCGGGGAAGAAATTGCTCCAGAAGATTTAGCGGCAAGTTTCCAAGCAAGTGTAATAGATGTATTGGTAACAAAAGCTGTGCGTGCAGCTGAAGCATATCATGTAAAGCAAGTGCTTTTAGCAGGTGGTGTAGCAGCAAATAAAGGACTTCGTACACGATTAGAGGAAGAATTTGCACAAAAAGAAAATATAGAGCTTATTATTCCTCCATTATCGTTATGCACTGATAATGCAGCGATGATTGCAGCGGCAGGTACTATTGCGTATAAGCAAGGGAAGCGTGCTACGTTCGCATTAAATGCAAACCCGGGTTTAAATATAGAAGATTAG
- a CDS encoding ABC-F family ATP-binding cassette domain-containing protein: MILLQVNGLSKLYGAETILAHIKLEVQTKDRIALVGRNGAGKSTLLKIIAGELSYDSGEIIKPKDVSIGYLAQNTGLETSLTIWDEMLTVFTHLQEMEKRLRRLEHEMGLEENFSNAVVYEKLLREYDQLQLDYKNQGGYQYEADIRSIVSGLGFPPETHQTTISTLSGGQKTRLALGKLLLTRPDLLILDEPTNHLDIDTLTWLEQYLQGYPGAILIVSHDRYFLDKLVTQVYEISNKESRRYVGNYSKYLELKAAQYEQEMKRYEKQQEEIAKLEDFVQKNIARASTTKRAQSRRKQLERMELLTRPVGDSKSASFHFDIEKQSGNDVLQLKDVSIGYDENPIIKHVNMRLTRGDSVALVGPNGIGKSTLLKSIVNKLQTLHGEISFGSNVSVGYYDQEQANLTSSKRVLDELWDDYPLAPEKEIRTLLGNFLFTGDDVLKPVSSLSGGQKARLALAKLMMQKANLLILDEPTNHLDLNSKEILENALIDYPGTLLFVSHDRYFINRVTTTVVELSTDGAKEYLGDYDYYIEKKNEMIERAEFAQKEAEISIPKNFAQEKLSYMEEKERKKLERQRMRKIEELEQNISKLEEAIEELEAQLCLPEVYTDYERASEVTAAKQNLQEQLEKHMGEWEKLHM; encoded by the coding sequence TTGATTTTATTACAAGTGAATGGGCTTTCAAAATTATATGGTGCTGAAACAATTCTAGCTCATATTAAATTGGAAGTTCAAACAAAAGACCGTATTGCACTAGTCGGCCGAAACGGTGCTGGAAAATCTACATTATTAAAAATAATCGCTGGAGAATTGTCTTATGATAGCGGTGAAATAATAAAGCCGAAAGATGTTTCAATTGGCTACCTAGCTCAAAATACTGGATTAGAAACTTCTTTAACAATTTGGGATGAGATGCTAACTGTCTTCACACATTTACAGGAAATGGAGAAAAGACTGCGAAGGTTAGAGCATGAGATGGGATTAGAAGAAAACTTCTCAAATGCTGTCGTCTACGAAAAATTACTTCGTGAGTATGATCAGCTACAGTTAGATTATAAAAATCAAGGTGGTTATCAATATGAAGCTGATATTCGCTCAATTGTAAGCGGGCTCGGTTTCCCACCTGAAACACACCAAACAACCATTTCCACATTAAGCGGTGGACAAAAAACAAGATTAGCTCTTGGAAAATTATTATTAACGCGCCCTGATTTACTCATATTAGATGAACCGACCAACCATTTAGATATTGATACATTAACGTGGTTGGAGCAATACTTACAAGGATATCCTGGTGCGATCTTAATCGTTTCTCATGACCGTTACTTTTTAGATAAACTTGTTACTCAAGTATATGAAATTTCTAATAAAGAAAGTAGACGATATGTTGGCAACTATAGTAAATATTTAGAGTTAAAAGCTGCACAATATGAGCAAGAAATGAAACGCTACGAGAAACAACAAGAAGAGATCGCAAAACTTGAAGACTTTGTTCAAAAAAACATTGCACGCGCCTCTACAACGAAGCGGGCGCAAAGTCGACGCAAACAGTTGGAGCGAATGGAATTACTTACTAGACCCGTCGGAGATTCCAAATCCGCCTCGTTCCATTTCGATATTGAAAAACAAAGCGGGAATGATGTCCTCCAATTAAAAGATGTTTCAATTGGCTATGATGAGAATCCTATTATCAAACATGTAAATATGCGTTTAACTCGTGGCGATAGCGTGGCGCTAGTTGGGCCGAATGGAATTGGGAAATCTACATTATTAAAATCTATTGTGAACAAGTTACAAACATTACATGGCGAGATTTCTTTTGGTTCAAATGTATCTGTTGGATATTATGATCAAGAACAAGCAAACTTAACATCATCTAAGCGTGTGTTAGATGAACTATGGGATGATTATCCGCTAGCGCCAGAAAAAGAAATTCGTACACTACTTGGTAATTTTTTATTTACAGGTGATGATGTATTAAAGCCAGTCTCTTCTCTTAGCGGTGGGCAAAAAGCTCGATTAGCCCTAGCAAAATTAATGATGCAAAAGGCAAACTTATTAATTCTCGATGAACCAACCAACCATCTTGATTTAAATAGTAAAGAAATTCTGGAAAATGCATTAATTGATTATCCAGGAACCCTTTTATTCGTATCTCATGATCGCTATTTCATTAACCGTGTCACAACTACAGTCGTTGAGTTATCAACAGACGGTGCAAAAGAATATTTAGGCGACTATGATTACTATATTGAAAAGAAAAATGAAATGATTGAGCGTGCAGAATTTGCACAAAAAGAAGCAGAAATTTCTATTCCCAAAAACTTTGCACAAGAAAAGTTAAGCTATATGGAAGAAAAAGAACGTAAAAAGTTAGAACGTCAACGGATGCGAAAAATTGAGGAACTGGAGCAAAACATTTCTAAACTAGAAGAAGCAATCGAAGAATTAGAAGCTCAGCTCTGTCTGCCTGAAGTATATACAGACTACGAACGTGCAAGTGAAGTTACAGCAGCGAAACAAAACCTTCAAGAACAATTAGAAAAACATATGGGAGAATGGGAAAAATTACATATGTAA
- a CDS encoding redox-sensing transcriptional repressor Rex, translating to MDQQKIPQATAKRLPLYYRFIQNLSLSGKQRVSSAELSEAVKVDSATIRRDFSYFGALGKKGYGYNVNYLLSFFRETLDQDDITRVALIGVGNLGTAFLHYNFTKNNNTKIEMAFDVDEEKVGKEIGGIPVYHLDELEERLTNDIQVAILTVPANVAQAVADRLAYTSVHGILNFTPARLNVSEKIRIHHIDLAVELQTLVYFLKNYPQ from the coding sequence ATGGATCAGCAAAAGATTCCGCAGGCCACAGCCAAAAGATTGCCTCTATACTATCGATTTATCCAAAATTTATCTCTTTCTGGTAAGCAACGTGTTTCATCAGCAGAATTGAGTGAAGCGGTGAAGGTAGATTCCGCAACAATTCGAAGAGATTTCTCATATTTTGGAGCGTTAGGGAAAAAAGGATATGGATATAATGTAAACTATTTATTATCATTTTTCCGTGAAACGCTTGATCAAGATGATATAACACGCGTGGCACTTATTGGAGTAGGGAATTTAGGGACCGCTTTCTTACATTACAATTTCACAAAAAATAATAATACGAAAATTGAAATGGCATTTGATGTCGATGAAGAGAAAGTGGGAAAAGAAATCGGAGGAATTCCTGTATATCATTTGGATGAATTGGAAGAGCGACTAACGAATGATATACAAGTGGCAATACTAACAGTACCTGCTAACGTTGCACAAGCTGTAGCAGATCGATTGGCTTATACAAGTGTACACGGTATTTTGAATTTTACACCGGCACGGTTAAATGTATCAGAAAAAATAAGGATTCATCATATTGATTTAGCAGTAGAATTACAAACGCTTGTTTATTTTCTGAAAAATTATCCACAGTAA
- a CDS encoding YdiK family protein, producing MRNSPLFMAALYFLLGCIFVVFAIMKATDTVWNIWTILFAAMATIDFNLALRLILVKFIKKKQ from the coding sequence ATGAGAAATTCACCTTTGTTCATGGCAGCACTATATTTCCTTCTTGGCTGCATCTTTGTAGTCTTTGCTATCATGAAAGCAACAGATACTGTTTGGAACATCTGGACAATACTGTTCGCTGCTATGGCAACAATTGACTTTAATCTAGCACTTCGATTGATTTTAGTTAAATTCATAAAGAAAAAACAGTAA
- a CDS encoding CPBP family intramembrane glutamic endopeptidase, whose amino-acid sequence MKKQYWWIVVTYIVMQLSGIIGLPLLAKTGLYDNRGFTGEEKIQLLTGHWAIISFFIALCIVLLLLRTDIRDRHLDTKRSNIPATIGWIFIGFFMAFFAQTIAGVIEMHVLGIKPGSENTAHLMEIARTTPWFLIVISIIGPILEEIVFRKILFGTLYKKFNFFIAAIISSLVFAAIHFDFTHLLIYTAMGLVFAFLYVQTRRIIVPIMAHVGMNTVVAVVQVFVSNNEQIQELMKQAEKMQGFIGGFLT is encoded by the coding sequence TTGAAAAAACAATATTGGTGGATTGTCGTTACATACATTGTTATGCAGTTATCAGGAATCATTGGCTTGCCCCTTCTCGCAAAAACTGGTCTATACGATAATAGAGGATTTACAGGTGAAGAAAAAATTCAACTTCTAACCGGTCATTGGGCTATTATTAGCTTCTTTATCGCATTATGTATTGTATTGTTATTACTTAGAACCGATATTCGCGATAGACATTTGGATACAAAACGCTCGAATATCCCTGCGACAATTGGTTGGATTTTTATTGGCTTCTTTATGGCATTTTTTGCTCAAACAATTGCAGGTGTCATCGAGATGCATGTACTAGGTATTAAGCCTGGCTCTGAAAATACCGCACATTTAATGGAAATTGCAAGAACGACTCCATGGTTCCTTATTGTTATCTCAATAATAGGACCTATTTTAGAAGAAATTGTATTTAGAAAGATTTTATTTGGTACATTATATAAAAAGTTCAACTTCTTTATCGCAGCAATTATTAGTTCGCTTGTGTTTGCTGCTATCCATTTTGATTTTACACACTTATTAATATACACTGCTATGGGCCTTGTGTTTGCCTTTTTATATGTGCAAACGCGTCGAATTATCGTTCCGATTATGGCTCATGTTGGAATGAATACAGTAGTCGCAGTAGTTCAAGTTTTCGTAAGTAATAACGAACAAATACAAGAGCTAATGAAACAAGCTGAAAAAATGCAAGGCTTTATCGGAGGATTTTTAACATGA
- the groES gene encoding co-chaperone GroES produces the protein MLKPLGDRVVIELVQAEEKTASGIVLPDTAKEKPQEGKVIAVGTGRVLENGERVALEVAAGDRIIFSKYAGTEVKYEGTDYLILRESDILAVIG, from the coding sequence ATGCTAAAGCCATTAGGTGATCGCGTTGTAATTGAACTTGTTCAAGCGGAAGAAAAAACAGCAAGCGGTATTGTATTACCAGACACTGCAAAAGAAAAACCACAAGAGGGTAAAGTTATTGCAGTAGGTACTGGGCGAGTGCTTGAAAATGGTGAGCGTGTTGCTTTAGAGGTAGCAGCAGGCGATCGTATCATCTTCTCAAAATATGCAGGTACTGAAGTGAAATATGAAGGTACAGACTACTTGATTTTACGCGAAAGTGACATTTTAGCAGTTATCGGTTAA